The Niastella koreensis GR20-10 genome includes a window with the following:
- a CDS encoding type IV secretory system conjugative DNA transfer family protein, translating into MVKNDFLLRVLLFAGLFWITKPFCKFFGLFIGLNYEYADWMGIIGAIAFAYYAHSILFKYIEKSIVKYGEMSTTVRWLLYILVGLAMFTGFIALFNNFIYSNDPRKLMQQFLSGSWLEMLKAFGLLLLAFFGTLNLTRVLVKKITIQIAPNSSTHNNNTLNQAKPTGNSTPAQLRNKNDKSTIHGSAEFLPTSKFNQRYNQRTDKEMYQQFEQTGGYVIQPNVFKYLEHTHMITIAGSGQGKGTTAIIPNLLTRPQNSWVVLDVKGENAAVTARFQKETGQHVFIIDPFNVQRSIGATHGIPSSGFNPLIVGKYLPIEEISDFAAMIAEMFIPEANKNTKGDAFWTDSGRNLIKAYILHILTNKDIKDKHLGLLYEWLRLDMEGQVRLWVDMSYNELTKFAANEIQSLAVGGEKTWLGVLSEARRATAFLESPLIRNSFKSNDFDPMALQTSNTTAYIILPERNLNTHKTWLRIVFGTILRLCNFTAKTRVNFLMDEFPILDRMDDFLRAAAFGRGQKISCWFFAQSLSQLKDIYGEEGLNTLLANSTLRQFFGMNDSYTQEYVSKLLGETTEWTSTTTEGNSSGTNSNSSMTGILGLSPGSSGSGTSQGYSTGQTEQLIKRPLMTPEEVGKLRKQFILMVNGDKFLIDKYPYYHPNVYSGRYDPNPYVQ; encoded by the coding sequence ATGGTAAAAAATGATTTTTTACTTCGTGTTCTTCTGTTCGCTGGCCTTTTCTGGATAACGAAGCCGTTTTGCAAATTTTTCGGTTTGTTCATTGGCCTAAACTATGAATACGCCGATTGGATGGGAATAATTGGGGCAATAGCTTTTGCTTATTATGCTCATAGTATTCTGTTTAAGTACATCGAAAAAAGCATTGTCAAATACGGTGAAATGTCAACAACTGTTCGGTGGTTGCTTTATATCTTAGTTGGCCTTGCCATGTTCACTGGCTTTATCGCTCTCTTTAATAATTTTATCTACAGCAATGATCCCCGAAAATTGATGCAGCAATTTTTATCAGGCAGTTGGCTTGAAATGTTAAAAGCATTCGGTCTACTTCTATTAGCTTTTTTCGGGACATTAAACTTAACGCGAGTTCTCGTAAAAAAAATAACAATACAAATAGCCCCCAATTCATCTACTCATAACAATAATACTTTAAATCAAGCAAAACCGACAGGCAATAGCACGCCAGCACAACTTCGCAATAAAAACGACAAGTCTACAATTCATGGATCAGCAGAGTTTTTACCTACTAGTAAATTTAACCAACGTTATAATCAAAGAACTGATAAAGAAATGTATCAGCAGTTTGAGCAAACAGGTGGATACGTTATTCAGCCAAATGTATTTAAATATTTAGAGCATACCCACATGATAACCATTGCAGGTTCTGGTCAAGGCAAGGGTACTACAGCCATCATACCTAACTTGTTAACTAGGCCACAAAATAGTTGGGTTGTTCTTGATGTTAAAGGAGAGAATGCGGCAGTTACGGCCAGATTTCAAAAAGAAACAGGTCAGCACGTTTTTATAATTGATCCATTTAACGTTCAAAGATCCATTGGTGCCACGCATGGCATCCCTTCAAGTGGGTTCAATCCCCTTATTGTCGGTAAATATCTGCCTATCGAAGAAATAAGCGATTTTGCCGCCATGATAGCGGAAATGTTTATTCCCGAAGCAAATAAAAATACTAAAGGTGATGCATTTTGGACGGATTCAGGTCGTAATCTCATTAAAGCCTATATTCTTCACATTCTTACCAATAAGGATATTAAAGATAAGCATTTAGGTTTGCTCTACGAATGGCTCCGTCTCGATATGGAAGGTCAGGTTAGATTGTGGGTTGATATGAGTTATAATGAGTTAACAAAATTTGCTGCAAATGAAATTCAGTCTTTAGCCGTTGGGGGTGAAAAAACCTGGTTAGGCGTCTTGTCAGAAGCCAGACGTGCGACAGCTTTTTTAGAATCGCCTCTTATTAGGAACTCTTTTAAGTCGAATGACTTTGATCCTATGGCTTTGCAAACAAGCAATACAACAGCTTACATCATACTTCCCGAACGCAATTTAAATACACACAAAACCTGGCTGCGCATTGTATTTGGTACCATCTTGAGGCTGTGTAACTTCACAGCAAAAACGAGAGTGAATTTCTTAATGGACGAATTTCCAATTCTTGATCGAATGGACGATTTTTTAAGAGCGGCTGCATTTGGTCGTGGCCAAAAAATATCTTGCTGGTTTTTTGCCCAAAGCCTTTCCCAATTAAAAGATATTTACGGCGAAGAAGGTTTAAATACGCTTTTGGCAAACTCTACACTACGCCAGTTCTTTGGAATGAATGATAGCTACACACAAGAATACGTATCAAAGTTACTAGGCGAAACTACGGAATGGACCAGTACAACCACAGAGGGCAATTCATCAGGTACGAATTCAAATTCAAGTATGACAGGAATACTTGGTCTTTCACCTGGATCATCTGGATCAGGAACAAGCCAAGGATATAGCACTGGCCAAACAGAGCAATTAATCAAGCGCCCTCTAATGACACCCGAAGAAGTTGGCAAATTAAGAAAGCAGTTCATTTTAATGGTAAATGGCGACAAGTTTTTAATCGATAAATATCCTTATTATCACCCCAATGTCTATTCTGGGCGATATGATCCTAATCCCTATGTTCAATAA
- a CDS encoding integrase, which yields MPRPRKAVNQGLPARWTFQHGAYYYQVPPGSEFLWDEKKYFRLGDTLPAAYKVWSERLGSSDKVNNIGQLLDKYALEIIPQKAVASHNRENRDVKQLKLVFGSMRLTALQPSHIYSYVERRSKKMINENGKAIGGLSAAKHEVNTLSHAFSKAVEWGIIARHPFKGQTRIKNAPPRTRYIEDWEIIECLSLKNARKKGSIKAIQAYIRIKLLTGLSQSDLLRLQPARHIKDDGVHSMRHKTENRIGKQTIYEWTPELRTAVKDALEARPVNIAPFLFCNKLGKCYIDEETGDLSGWNSMWQRFMERVLSETKVEERFTEHDLRAKCASDALSLEHARALLSHVDTRTTNKIYRRKPERVRPIR from the coding sequence ATGCCAAGACCTCGAAAGGCCGTTAATCAAGGTTTGCCTGCTCGCTGGACTTTTCAGCATGGCGCTTATTACTATCAAGTCCCACCTGGATCAGAATTTCTTTGGGATGAAAAAAAATATTTTCGGCTGGGTGATACTTTGCCTGCTGCTTATAAAGTTTGGTCTGAAAGATTAGGTTCATCTGATAAGGTAAATAATATAGGGCAATTATTGGACAAATATGCATTAGAGATAATTCCACAAAAGGCTGTAGCTTCTCACAATCGAGAAAACAGGGACGTAAAGCAGTTAAAATTGGTGTTTGGATCAATGAGACTCACCGCACTACAGCCAAGCCATATCTATAGCTATGTTGAAAGACGTAGTAAAAAAATGATCAACGAAAACGGAAAAGCCATTGGTGGCCTGTCTGCGGCAAAGCATGAAGTAAATACTTTGTCTCACGCATTTTCAAAAGCTGTTGAATGGGGAATAATCGCACGCCATCCTTTCAAAGGGCAAACACGTATTAAAAATGCGCCCCCTCGTACAAGATATATTGAAGATTGGGAAATCATTGAATGCCTATCTTTAAAAAACGCTCGAAAAAAAGGAAGCATTAAAGCAATCCAAGCATATATCCGTATAAAGTTACTTACGGGCCTTTCTCAAAGTGATTTATTGAGACTTCAACCTGCACGTCATATCAAAGATGACGGGGTACACTCTATGCGCCATAAGACGGAAAATAGGATAGGCAAACAAACTATTTATGAGTGGACGCCGGAATTACGTACTGCTGTGAAAGATGCTCTTGAAGCTCGCCCAGTAAACATTGCTCCCTTTTTGTTCTGCAACAAACTTGGGAAATGTTATATCGACGAGGAAACAGGTGATCTATCAGGATGGAACTCGATGTGGCAACGTTTCATGGAACGTGTCTTGTCTGAAACAAAAGTTGAAGAACGTTTCACTGAACACGATCTACGTGCGAAGTGCGCAAGCGATGCCCTTTCACTTGAACATGCAAGAGCATTGTTGTCACATGTTGATACTCGCACGACAAATAAAATCTACCGCCGTAAACCTGAACGTGTACGACCAATTCGTTGA
- a CDS encoding DUF4224 domain-containing protein has protein sequence MLLTPSEIYQLTGKKRRPAQVKVLRFMGIEHRVRPDASLIISRDHVRKLLDGDSVNMRFSKRIEPNWSAMDAKTSKGR, from the coding sequence ATGCTTTTAACTCCTTCAGAAATTTACCAGCTTACAGGAAAGAAAAGACGCCCTGCCCAGGTTAAAGTTTTAAGGTTTATGGGAATAGAGCATCGGGTACGTCCTGACGCTTCTCTGATCATTTCTCGTGATCATGTGAGGAAATTACTTGACGGTGATTCCGTAAATATGAGATTCTCTAAGAGAATTGAGCCCAATTGGAGTGCTATGGATGCCAAGACCTCGAAAGGCCGTTAA